The following proteins are encoded in a genomic region of Necator americanus strain Aroian chromosome II, whole genome shotgun sequence:
- a CDS encoding hypothetical protein (NECATOR_CHRII.G5571.T1), which yields MLGVTQFTQVIEGIRSSLLRHRSKIRDAAAYAKESKIKWAEHVMRFDDNRWTTAVSWRIPRDIKRTAARPPTRWSDLFAKFFKEKYDALRVPREKTCHWATLARDRDKWKYYLCPLEQIDEQREHR from the coding sequence atgctaggagtaacccAATTTACGCAAGTGAtagaagggattcgaagttcactcctacgtcaccgatcgaagatcagagacgctgccgcatatgccaaggaaagcaaaattaagtGGGCCgaacacgtgatgcgtttcgacgacaatcgttggacaaCAGCCGTAAGCTGGAggataccacgcgacatcaaacgcaccgcagcaagaccgccgacccggtGGTCGGATCTCTTTGCgaagtttttcaaagaaaagtatgacgCTCTTCGAGTCCCTCGCGAGAAGACATGCCACTGGGCAACACTTGCGCGCGATCGGgataaatggaagtattacttgTGCCcactcgagcaaatcgatgaacaacgggagcacaggtga
- a CDS encoding hypothetical protein (NECATOR_CHRII.G5573.T1), giving the protein MALRPSDGATTSSRRMEKVTHEYYSDLFDSHVHLPPHHLREDGHNIPKVLPSEARHAIMSVKNRTSPGPDRIKPEHLKYLPPVLINTMARLFTRYLSECRIPKEWKTSKAVMFYKKGDPQAIGIYRPICLLSDIYNLFTRVILNRKKEHQMKATMRTSRVLKRVQCD; this is encoded by the coding sequence ATGGCTCTCCGACCCTCAGATGGAGCAACTACATCATCGAGGAGGATGGAGAAGGTCACTCACGAATactactcagatctcttcgacagccatgtccacttgcctcctcatcatctgagggaagatggacataaCATTCCAAAGGTCCTCCCTTCCGAAGCCCGTcatgccatcatgtcggtgaagaatcgtacttcacctggtcccgacagaatcaagcctgaacatctgaagtacTTACCGCCAGTCCTCATTAACACTATGGcaaggctctttacacgttatctgtcggaatgcaggATTCCTAAagaatggaaaaccagcaaggcCGTGATGTTctataagaagggagacccaCAAGCAATCGGCatctatcgcccaatctgcttattGTCTGACATCTACAatctcttcacaagagtaatcttaaacaggaaaaaagaacatcagaTGAAGGCAACCATGCGAACAAGCAGGGTTTTGAAAAGGGTTCAGTGCGATTGA
- a CDS encoding hypothetical protein (NECATOR_CHRII.G5577.T1), whose product MEKIIYDFYSDLFDSHVHLPPLHLREDGQVIPEVLPSEIRHAIMSVRNRTAPGPDRIRPEHLNSLPPVLINTLARLFRRYLLECKVPKQWKTSKTMLLYKKGDPHDIGNYRPICLLSVIYKLFTRVILNRIEKVLDEGQPCEQAGFRKGFSTTDHIHTVSKLIEVSRE is encoded by the coding sequence atggagaaaatcatctacgacttctactctgatctcttcgacagccatgtccacttgcctcctctccatctgagggaagatggacaagtcattccagaggttctcccgtccgaaatacgacatgctatcatgtcagtaagaaatcgtacggcacccggtcccgacagaataagaccagagcACCTGAacagccttccgccagtactcatcaacaccctggcgaggctctttagaCGTTATCTgttggaatgcaaggttcctaaacagtggaagaccagcaagaccatgctgttgtataaaaagggagatccacatgacatcggcaactatcgtccaatctgcctactgtccgtcatctacaagctctttacaagagtaatccttaataggattgaaaaagttttggatgaaggacagccatgcgagcaagcagggtttcgaaaaggattcagcaccactgaccacattcacactgtttcaaaactcatcgaggtatcacgagagtaa
- a CDS encoding hypothetical protein (NECATOR_CHRII.G5575.T1) — MRCLCLLTFLIGVVVTYTTPALSRQISRLQSNRTSGNNTASAAVCRDKDLAKFISTSMTRYIHDMGGLSKDILDQITAYRKPGTWIVHAEIISGRVQGRDWQTMTNGDVFSGKSLYGCFFHDMQTYILVLRLY, encoded by the exons ATGCGATGTCTATGCTTACTAACATTTTTGATCGGAGTCGTTGTAACCTACACTACCCCTGCCCTCTCCAGACAGATCTCAAGACTACAG TCTAATCGTACTAGTGGAAACAACACAGCATCAGCAGCTGTATGTCGTGACAAAGATCTAGCAAAATTTATAAGCACCTCCATGACAAGATACATTCACGACATGGGCGGTTTAAGCAAGGATATTCTTGACCAG ATTACTGCATATCGAAAGCCAGGCACGTGGATTGTGCATGCAGAAATCATTAGTGGAAGAGTGCAAGGTCGCGACTGGCAAACGATGACAAACGGAGATGTTTTCAGTGGAAAGAGTCTCTATGGATGTTTCTTTCATGACATGCAAACATACATTCTGGTGCTCAGACTCTATTAG
- a CDS encoding hypothetical protein (NECATOR_CHRII.G5570.T2) has protein sequence MDRLSNAIDTLMEQTCSGLLRPKYIRVAIEKKFCDLKFLTEKCREMNDRLGITDGYRSLGVKADLEGALHPVASKYHGTLTMFNEELDEDIELLHTEDFITQFQTARDTLKQAKERVSILAKMTDSMMENKELSQYLIFDD, from the exons ATGGATCGCCTTTCTAATGCTATTGATACGCTTATGGAACAAACCTGTAGTGGTTTGCTTAGACCCAAATATATTCGGGTTGCT atagagaagaaattttgcgACCTTAAATTTCTGACAGAAAAGTGCAGAGAAATGAATGACCGACTTGGTATAACTGATGGATATCGGTCACTTGGT GTGAAGGCTGATCTGGAGGGTGCATTGCATCCTGTCGCTAGTAAGTATCATGGAACGTTGACCATGTTCAATGAAGAACTAGATGAGGACATTGAG CTACTCCACACCGAAGATTTCATTACTCAGTTTCAGACTGCGCGTGATACATTGAAACAGGCGAAGGAGCGGGTCAGCATATTAGCAAAAATGACTGACTCGATGATGGAGAACAA GGAATTGTCGCAATATCTAATTTTTGATGATTAA
- a CDS encoding hypothetical protein (NECATOR_CHRII.G5572.T1), which yields MRDLEWDNMGMKVDDRYWHHLRLAYDIVVITSSVNQAERMLAVFDETCKKMDLQLNLNKTIFMRNGWVSDVPFTLNEYIRMLQLSVPKLGNQHDERLDFRPDLGRRKRAAWRAFKKIEDVVKRTKNMRSCSHLFNTTKFLPALTYASETWAFHKQEENAIRVI from the coding sequence ATGCGAGATTTGGAATGGGATAACATGGGAATGAAAGTTGACGACCGGTATTGGCACCATCTTCGTCTCGCTTATGACATCGTTGTTATTACATCGAGCGTCAATCAGGCGGAGCGGATGCTGGCCgtatttgatgaaacgtgtaaaaagatgGATCTTCAGCTGAACTTAAACAAGACGATATTtatgaggaacggatgggtttccgatgtcccattcacgctcaacgaatatatccgaatgctccagctatcTGTACCTAAGTTGGGAAATCAGCATGATGAACGACTTGACTTCCGACCCGAcctgggcagaaggaaacgagcggcttggagaGCGTTCAAGAagatcgaggatgtagtgaagaggactaagAACATGCGGTCCTGTTCTCatctattcaacaccaccaagtttcttcctgctttgacttacGCTTCAGAAACATGGGCGTTTcacaagcaggaggaaaatgcgatcagagTCATATAA
- a CDS encoding hypothetical protein (NECATOR_CHRII.G5578.T1) — translation MATKTIHGNSQFQKPSSLRWTWESPGGGYRNEIDHIIVNKRFCLTDVGVVPKFYTGSDHRLLRGKFSFPRRAEKAAKFRERNPRTTINWDLFATLAGFWEDSAMDNIDEEYDRLVEHLHDCAKKAEF, via the coding sequence ATggcgactaagaccatccatgggaactcgcaattccagaagccctcctctctacgctggacgtgggagtcacccggtggagggtatcgtaatgaaatagaccacatcatcgtcaataaaaggttctgcctgacggacgtcggtgttgtaccaaagttctatacgggatcggaccatcgcctcctccgaggaaaattttccttcccaaggagagcagagaaagccgccaagttcagagagagaaatcccaggactaccatcaactgggatctcttcgctacgctagccggcttttgggaagactcggcaatggacaacatcgacgaagaATATGatcggcttgttgaacaccttcacgactgcgcgaagaaggctgagttttaa
- a CDS encoding hypothetical protein (NECATOR_CHRII.G5574.T2) — protein MTICTYNGRTLPPDGATEDLMKQARKFKFDFIGLTETRRRHPLNVCDTGEELFLQTCESRQVGGVGVLVNTNMAVNIDSFEQITTQIGHSQTRRCEEVEAFYTDLEKFYREDHTFYNFGVEITKVIIGDFNAKIGPRRTPEELHIGTHGLQWNEKVERLTAFIMTTKTIHGNSQFQKPSSLRWTWESPDGGYHNEIDHNIVSRMFCLRDVAVVPKADTSAWSCTSCRQPRTYVGARKGSQRGREEDLKERRPEVLAEAVEAWQSIRYARRNCANRKTVMALRPSDGATTSSRRMEKVTHEYYSDLFDSHVHLPPHHLREDGHNIPKVLPSEARHAIMSVKNRTSPGPDRIKPEHLKYLPPVLINTMARLFTRYLSECRIPKEWKTSKAVMFYKKGDPQAIGIYRPICLLSDIYNLFTRVILNRKKEHQMKATMRTSRVLKRVQCD, from the exons atgacgatctgtacttataacggcCGAACGCTTCCACCGGATGGGGCCACTGAAGATCTAATGAAGCAAGCCAGGAAGTTTAAGTTCGACTttatcggactgaccgagacgaggcgACGCCACCCACTGAACGTGTGtgacactggagaagaactgttcttacaAACATGCGAGAGCAGAcaagttggtggagttggtgtcctcgttaacacgaatatggcagtgaatatcgactctttcgaacaaattACAACCCAAATCGGACATTCGCAgacgagaagatgtg aagaagtcgaagctttctacacggatctggagaagttctacagagaagaccataccttctacaattttggcgttgaaatcaccaaggttataattggtgatttcaacgccaaaattggccccagaagaacgcctgaagaacttcacatcggaacccacgGTCTTCAATGGAATGAGAAGGTAGAAAGGCTCACCGCGTTCattatgacgactaagaccatccatgggaactcgcaattccagaagccctcctctctacgctggacatgggagtcacccgatggAGGATATCATAACGAAATCGACCATAACATCGTCAGTAGAATGTTTTGCTTGagggatgtcgctgttgtaccaaa agctgatacgtcagcgtggagctgcacgagctgcAGGCAGCCAAGAACTTACGTCGGAGCTCGCAAGGGTTCGCAGAGAGGCCGTGaagaagacctcaaagagagaagaccagaagtgttggctgaagctgtaGAGGCGTGGCAGAGCATTCGCTATGCCCGTCGGAACTGCGCCAATCGTAAAACAGTTATGGCTCTCCGACCCTCAGATGGAGCAACTACATCATCGAGGAGGATGGAGAAGGTCACTCACGAATactactcagatctcttcgacagccatgtccacttgcctcctcatcatctgagggaagatggacataaCATTCCAAAGGTCCTCCCTTCCGAAGCCCGTcatgccatcatgtcggtgaagaatcgtacttcacctggtcccgacagaatcaagcctgaacatctgaagtacTTACCGCCAGTCCTCATTAACACTATGGcaaggctctttacacgttatctgtcggaatgcaggATTCCTAAagaatggaaaaccagcaaggcCGTGATGTTctataagaagggagacccaCAAGCAATCGGCatctatcgcccaatctgcttattGTCTGACATCTACAatctcttcacaagagtaatcttaaacaggaaaaaagaacatcagaTGAAGGCAACCATGCGAACAAGCAGGGTTTTGAAAAGGGTTCAGTGCGATTGA
- a CDS encoding hypothetical protein (NECATOR_CHRII.G5576.T2) produces MRKLEWDDMGVKIDGRQLHPLHFADDIVLITPSISQAERMLTEFDETRGCIGLQLNLQKTMFMRNIWVSDAPLTLNGTNISECASYVYLGRELNMMTSPLQHHRTSCFDLCWGNLGISQAGRKRSERH; encoded by the coding sequence atgcgaaaattagaatgggacgacatgggggtgaagattgatggtcggcagctacaccctttgcactttgctgatgacatcgtactgataacacctagcatcagccaagcggaacgaatgctgaccgaattcgacgaaacacgtggatgcatcggtcttcagctgaatctacaaaagacgatgttcatgcggaacatatgggtctcggatgctccattaacgctcaacggaacgaacatatccgaatgcgccagctacgtttatctaggtcgggaattgaacatgatgacctcacctcttcaacaccaccgtacttcctgctttgacctatgctggGGAAACCtaggcatttcgcaagcaggaagaaaacgcagtgaacgtcattga
- a CDS encoding hypothetical protein (NECATOR_CHRII.G5579.T1), with translation MAICTYNARTLASKATIEDLMMQTKKIKYDVIGLTETRRRHPLNAVYEIGEELFLGTCDSRDVGGVGVLVNTRTAKNIDSFEQLTTRIGRLQMRRCGRTPALSIFVAYAPTSSYEEEEVEAFYNDLEKFYREDHAFYKVIIGDINAKVGPRRTPEELHIGTHGLQWND, from the coding sequence atggcgatctgtacttataacgcacgtacgcttgcatcgaaagcgaccatcgaagatctgatgatgcaaaccAAGAAGAtaaagtacgacgtcatcggactgaccgagacaagacgacgtcaccctctcaacgccgtatatgagattggagaagaactgttcttaggaacatgcgacagtagagatgttggtggagttggcgtcctcgtcaacacgagaacggcaaaaaacatcgactctttcgaacaacttacgacccgaatcggacgtctgcagatgagaagatgtggtcgaACCCCAGCTTTGagtatcttcgtcgcttacgctccaacatcaagctacgaagaagaagaagtcgaagctttctataacgacctagagaagttctaccgagaagatcatgccttctacaaggtcataattggcgatatcaacgccaaggttggcccaagaagaacgccggaggaacttcacatcgggacccacggcctacaatggaatgactaG
- a CDS encoding hypothetical protein (NECATOR_CHRII.G5576.T1) yields MRKLEWDDMGVKIDGRQLHPLHFADDIVLITPSISQAERMLTEFDETRGCIGLQLNLQKTMFMRNIWVSDAPLTLNGTNISECASYVYLELLRWVNLCLRFPYEQCLEIYPSKETT; encoded by the exons atgcgaaaattagaatgggacgacatgggggtgaagattgatggtcggcagctacaccctttgcactttgctgatgacatcgtactgataacacctagcatcagccaagcggaacgaatgctgaccgaattcgacgaaacacgtggatgcatcggtcttcagctgaatctacaaaagacgatgttcatgcggaacatatgggtctcggatgctccattaacgctcaacggaacgaacatatccgaatgcgccagctacgtttatctag AGTTACTTCGCTGGGTAAACTTGTGTCTTAG GTTCCCTTATGAACAATGTCTCGAAATTTATCCTTCAAAAGAAACAACCTAG
- a CDS encoding hypothetical protein (NECATOR_CHRII.G5574.T1) codes for MTICTYNGRTLPPDGATEDLMKQARKFKFDFIGLTETRRRHPLNVCDTGEELFLQTCESRQVGGVGVLVNTNMAVNIDSFEQITTQIGHSQTRRCGSMPT; via the coding sequence atgacgatctgtacttataacggcCGAACGCTTCCACCGGATGGGGCCACTGAAGATCTAATGAAGCAAGCCAGGAAGTTTAAGTTCGACTttatcggactgaccgagacgaggcgACGCCACCCACTGAACGTGTGtgacactggagaagaactgttcttacaAACATGCGAGAGCAGAcaagttggtggagttggtgtcctcgttaacacgaatatggcagtgaatatcgactctttcgaacaaattACAACCCAAATCGGACATTCGCAgacgagaagatgtggttcaatgCCAACTTAA